The following are encoded together in the Salvia hispanica cultivar TCC Black 2014 chromosome 6, UniMelb_Shisp_WGS_1.0, whole genome shotgun sequence genome:
- the LOC125196971 gene encoding myosin-2-like — translation MLAVAPSCITRSSLEEMLEALQRRDEIEAQTPPDLPPALPRRAVPRNRLPSAKRRLPVAVSFKADETSGRLEFRGEIGGIEETASDKVASQKGLDDGKHLHEIAVTLQSYVRGWLARKQFSHLKSIVETGIAISQVQALPLDMLALIVGKLQERVLMAKETIQIKEKESVALREQLAQYEVRIKQSEEKIKSAEEMWEKRIASLQMDLAKSEIPKINQQSEMVKRKVTFEDEKHDIVGAPSEKLVKLKRMVKAWMKGNKVRLIGSKTKIHSVAHGEADAHPRKWWGKKTKRSKNNLIATAM, via the exons ATGTTAGCTGTAGCGCCGAGCTGTATTACTCGTAGCTCGTTGGAGGAAATGCTCGAGGCTCTCCAGCGAAGAGACGAGATCGAAGCTCAGACGCCGCCGGATCTCCCTCCCGCCCTGCCGCGCCGCGCCGTCCCCCGCAATCGCCTCCCTTCCGCTAAGAGGCGGCTTCCTGTGGCTGTGAGCTTTAAAGCTGATGAAACCTCAGGGAGATTGGAATTTCGTGGCGAAATTGGGGGAATTGAGGAGACTGCTTCTGATAAG GTTGCTTCACAGAAGGGTTTGGATGATGGCAAACACCTCCATGAAATAGCAGTCACATTGCAATCAT ATGTTCGGGGATGGTTGGCCAGGAAGCAATTTAGTCATCTCAAGTCGATTGTAGAAACCGGCATCGCCATTTCTCAAGTCCAG GCTCTGCCTCTAGATATGCTAGCTTTGATTGTTGGAAAACTCCAAGAGAGGGTGTTAATGGCAAAGGAAACTATTCAAATCaaggaaaaagaaagtgtAGCCTTAAGAGAGCAATTGGCACAATATGAGGTACGGATTAAACAGTCGGAAGAAAAGATTAAATCCGCAGAGGAAATGTGGGAAAAACGGATTGCATCTCTACAA ATGGATTTGGCAAAGAGTGAGATTCCAAAAATTAACCAGCAGAGTGAGATGGTGAAAAGGAAGGTGACTTTTGAAGATGAGAAGCATGATATTGTAGGAGCTCCAAGTGAGAAACTGGTGAAGTTGAAACGCATGGTGAAGGCGTGGATGAAGGGGAACAAGGTTCGGTTGATAGGCTCGAAGACGAAGATACACTCAGTGGCCCATGGTGAAGCCGATGCTCATCCAAGGAAATGGTGGGGAAAGAAAACCAAGAGATCGAAGAATAATCTTATTGCAACGGCTATGTAA
- the LOC125195039 gene encoding uncharacterized protein LOC125195039 — protein sequence MSSATRGGWAIAASIGAVEALKDQLGVCRWNYVIRSVEQRAKSRVQTYYHKHVVSPASAAGAPSGSRAPAGNMLGLQERAERREQRVKKVMDLSCWGPTTVRF from the coding sequence ATGAGTTCAGCAACAAGAGGTGGCTGGGCGATTGCGGCGAGCATCGGAGCGGTGGAGGCTCTGAAAGATCAATTAGGCGTTTGCAGATGGAATTACGTGATCAGATCCGTCGAGCAGCGCGCTAAATCCAGAGTGCAGACCTACTATCATAAGCACGTTGTTTCGCCGGCCTCGGCGGCGGGGGCGCCCTCTGGCTCTCGTGCGCCGGCGGGGAATATGTTGGGGCTTCAGGAGAGGGCGGAGAGGAGAGAGCAGCGCGTGAAAAAGGTGATGGATCTGAGCTGCTGGGGTCCGACCACCGTCAGATTCTGA